TGTGTTTCAAATACTGCATACGAGCCTTTCTGGAACAACATAGGCTAAGATTAGTCCAAATTAGCTGATCCTCTTTGTAAAGCAGGAAACCGTTGTGAAAAAACTCACCATAGAGTTCAGCAAAACCATTCATGGGGACCCTGGATGTCCCGGTCACAAACTGCAGAAGCCGGATTCGCTTTTCTGCGTCCATCAGCAGTACAGTCTAGGACAAtaacaaacacaagcaaaccaaaaaaaaaaaaaaaaaaattcagcaaacaCTTACAGCTCTGCTTGATGCAAGAGAGAGCAGTGACTTCAACCCCAACAGATTCCATACCACCATAACTAAGCTTACTGGATCCAAATATGGAAATTGATCTTACTTTCCAAAACCATTGGATGACTGGCTGGTTGGCGCAGTAGCCGTTCTTATATTTGGTGTTCTCTCTCCAGTCGTTCACATCCACATCTCCAAGGCCGCACATTAACAGCTGCGGCAGAGAAGACAGCAGAGGGAAAGATAATATTCATCTCACTGGAAATAAATCCCATCCAGTTTGACACCTAGAACCGTGGACTGAAAACTCACCTCCAGCTCATTCTCGTCAAAGATCTTGATAAGATCTCGAGGTATCAACTCAAAGAATCCCTagggtgagaaaaaaagacatttttattcattctttgcAGTCTTACCACATTTACATTGCAAACAAAATTAATCAGAGAAACTCCTTACGTCCTTGAAGGCTGTCATCTGCTTCTGTATCCTGTTCACAAACCTCCACTGTATGACCAGActgtccagaaaaaaacaacagattagCATATTAGCATTCAGGTGCATCTGATAACTATTAGATACAGACTGAAACATGCTTTGTCTTCCTTTAAGTTAGGAGTCCCACTGCTTACTGGATGTATTCCTTCTTGTTTTCATCAGTGACAACAATCTCGGTGCCGCCCGGCTTCAGCTCATGCTGGTGTGTCTAGACAAGAACcacaatcaatcagtcaatcaatcactGGAAGACGCACCGCACCCCTTAGCATCAAATTCAAAGATGACAAGGTAAAGGGAAGATTTTTGAGCAAACCTGTCCAAACAGCTCTTCGTCAATGGTGAACCTCAAATCCAAATCTGTTGGGTCATTCTCCAGTATCCACATCAAAGAGTTGAAATACTCGCTGTCCTGGAAAGTCAAGAGTTCAACACCATTAATATTTATGTTCTGTTTCCTAGAATACGGACATCTACGCTATTTTTAAGTCTGTGAGTATCTCCCAACACTCACCACAGACTCCATGTCCTGGAGTGTGATGGGCTTCTGCAGCATCATCTTGTAGAAAGGCCGGATGAAGAAGGCTTTGAAAGATACAAAATGAGATGTCATGATGTGTTAAATCCCACATACCAATCTGATCCCCCTGCTCTCCCCACTACActccaaaaatattttaacaacaccaattataaatacatttttatgagTGGAATATGATCAGTAAGCACTCACCATCAAGCAGCTTGCTGTGATATACTGCCATGCCTGCCACACGGCCGATGAACTTGAAGTAGGACAGATGGTCCTCGTTACATAAACCTGAGTTGGGGTTGATCTGCAGTGTGTAATTATCCCTGAAAGACACATCATAACATAATTATGATAGAAGATACACTTCtatgtagatttgtagattgtGATAATGACAGAGGACAATATGACTCTTAATAAAGCCACCATTCTATAACCAATGACTATTCTTCTTAACAACAAATGTGACAATTCATGAAACTGGAGTCAGCACACAAatactatacatatatatctatatggaTCTAGACTGAATGCTTTTCTATGCTTCTCAAAAAGCATCACCCCTAAATGTAAATCAATATAAATCAGAACCCCTGAACATGTCCTCTACAATGTAATGAGCAGTCGATGAAAAGGAAGTGAAACAGCAGGTGAGATAAAGATGTTGTGGATCTCTATAATCCATTGGACTCACGTGGCAGAATATTCAAACAGTCCATAGTAAGGATTGAACATTTCTTTGGAGATGAGGAAGAACCACTCCCTGGCCACGCCCCCGTAGTCCaagcctttctctccctcaaaTTCCACCCAGAGCCTCGCCTTGAGGCAGTCGGCCCTCTTCACTGACAGGATGCGTCGGTACGAGTCCTCCAGCACTGCGTTCCGCCTCAGCTTCATCTCAAAACGGTTGGGGATGTCGgcctgggtaaaaaaaaattcctaaGTTTAATAAAGACATCTTTTCACCTCCGGATGAAATGAATACGGGATACACTTGAGATACAAGATATCTCGGCATTGGCTAGAGTGGCACACTGAAACATTAAGGGTCCAGAGCTACTTCAGTTCTGTTCTGACTGGTGAGGTTAAAAGTAAATCTAAACTTTTAACCATTTGTTACAGCATTGCTCTGAAGACACTGAACTCACCGGTTTCTTTAGCTTCTTCCGGAAGTAGTCATACTTCTGCTTGTAATCTCTGGAATAAGGCACTGCCTGTAATTGACAGGAGACAGTTTCCAATGATCACAAATCAATTTTAACCTTATGACCTATTATCAATTATGCACATTTATGAGAAACATGTACACTATAAATAGaaaagattttgattttatgcttAAGTCATTACAGAGGGAGACTCATAAATATCAGACTATACTCACTGGTCCAGTTATAGCTGAGTTCTGTAATCTGGGATCGTCCCATTGTGTGGTCCTGGTGTCTAAGAAATGCAGTACAATGAAAGGTGCTCATTAATAATGAAAGCCATTCATGACCACATATGTGTCCAAGATGTATTTGCTATTACGCACTGTGATCGATGTAGAATATCCTCCCATCACTGTGGACTCTCTCCTCCCAGCCAGGCTATAAAAAACCAAAATATATTACCACACTAAGATGCTGTATTGATGATCAATAGTTATCCAACTGTTTAGTGGTAATCAATGAACTTACTGGCAACGGGCCAAGATCAGCTGGGTCAAGTGAGGGCCTCCTCCTCATGTGCACAGGAATCTTTAACCTGGGATCTTCCTGTTTCAAGGCAGAAAAACATGATGTgtttcagaaaaacagcaaaggtTTATATTGACAAAGAGAATGGTGATGAAGCAAATGAAGGACTAAGTCGCCATGACTTTATCACTTTCCAGCTTAAATATTAAAGGTAAATAAAGACTATTTTAGAGGTCTTCATTTGTTAGTATATAGGAATCATATAAAATATATGCTGAACCCAAATAAAACCTCCCAACTTTTCTATGTATACCTGAAGAAGACTGGAAAAAACATCAACCAGAACCACATCAGACCAGGCAATCGCAAGACCTAAATGCTGTACCTGCAGCTAACCCAACAAGGTTGACTCTGTCCCAGTTTCTATTGACATGAACTGAAAAGGTTTTGAATGCCACAACGTCTAAAGTGAATCTGTACCACACAGCTACTGGCTAGCAACACtacaatttattttgtttacaactACAACTGAAAGTTAGTGCTCTTACGATCGATGCGctgctttatttcttttaaaaaaattgacCTTCAAAGCCCTGGCAGCAGTAAGACTGGACTCAACCTGTGGTAATTAGGAATAATTTATGAACCCGGGGGGGACAGAGGTTGGATCCTTGGGTTTGGGCAGGATAGGGCGTACCACCACACCAACAGGCTGTTGCTTTCTCACCCAAGTAGTAGTCTTTGTGTTGTGGTCGATGAAAAAGGGTCTTCCACTGGGAGCGCTGCGAACCTCCCAACCAGCAGGCATTAAGCCACACTCATATGTGGGCTCGGGGCACGGGGAGTGCAGGGGAGATCCCTCGGGTGACATGGGGGGTTGGTACACTGTGGGGCTCTGAGATAAAACACTCTGCGCTGCTGCCTCTGAGGTTGTCTATGCAATTGAGAAAAATATGACCAGACAATGTTGGTAGATCAGTGAAAATGATCAGATATGGATGCATAATATATGGATTTGGGTAAAATAATCAGATATGGATGCATAATATATGGATTTCGGTATACGAATGTGTATAGTAGTGCCATAACTAAGCATGTTAGCTTGTTCTACTTTAAAAGTGAATTTGTGAAAAGCATCAGTGCACATTCCGCTTGCCACCATCAAcgaaagtgggaaaaaaagaaaaaaaaagaaagactgcTGTCTACCTGAATGAGGGGTCGTGTCCATGTGGTGGTTCTGCTGTTGTGGTTGACATAGTAGCGTCTTCCTTTGCtgtcctgcttctcctcccacCCTGCAGGGAGCCCAACTGAGGTTGGCAGCAGCTAGTGAACAACAGAACCAGTAAATAGAGTAATCGATAGTGACAACCTCAAGCTCTTTTGAGTAATGTGAGTTCTCAGGCTCTCTGAGTCCACAAAGTATGACCCAACTAAACCTCACTTCTTTCTCCCTTCCTGACCACAGGAACTAATGGAAGCTGTGGCGTCTGAGCGAAggaactaaccctaaccctaactgacCCGACAAACTCCACATATTCATCCCTTCAACTGTTAGAAGTCAGAAGCTCTTCTTTCCAACGTCAGAACTCCTGTGTACAATGACTGGTATTCAAGTGCTTTGGTGAGAAATATCAGGTTAACCATAGCTATCTGATATAAAAAACCTGACTTTGTTActtaaaatttattatttaaaataaataaataatgtttttttttccccatgagtTGCTTTTTGAATAAGCAACAGAGTTTAGACCGTATACTgtgcatacatatgtatatactcttctttttcagtttttacaaTAAGCCATTTTTACCAGCATCTAACACCGCTACTTGGAACTTTGAGATTATCTATATTTCCCAGTGATAATTATGAATTTGATGATAATTATGAACTTTTAAAAATGGTAAATTTGATATTTCCGATGAGCACTTGAAGGAACCATAATTCCAAAAGCTGGCTATAGAAATTAGAATGTTACAAAAAGTAACAGCTAACTAAACTAATTAAGAACATGGGAGATCTCATAGAAATGTTAGAAGTCTTCACTTTTAATGGCTGTATGCCTTTCCCAGCACTCAATACGCACTTAAGAAAAGCGAGGACTCTGAGGACTCTGCAGTGGCGAGTGgcttctgcagcagcagcagcatgcagcTGTTCTGTCAGCAGCTCCAAACAGAGGGCAGGAACGCTTTTGCAAACTTCAAGAAAATGTCTCTGGCATAGTAGTTAATGGTAGGTAACCAAGCACCGTGGTGACGTGTGATCTCACCCGTGCAGTTAATGGGAGTTTGTTTGCAACATGTTCACATagaacagacaaagagaagctCCGCCAAACGCAGATTGAGGATATCAAGTTGGGGGAAAGTTTCTAAAGGGAACAAACGCAAATGAACTGCTCACACTAACAtgacattttgctttgttgctgttgcttggAGTTTACTGGGTCAGTGTGGAACATGCCTAACAGTcctcttttactgttttattatttgatttgtaTGTATATGCgtgtaaaaactgtaaaaacagttaaagtgtggacagatgaggctgcagcagctctacaggactgttttgaatgcacagactggcagatgttcaaagatgctgctccccaggagaaccatatcaACCTTGAAGAATCGcctacacatcatcagtgacatcatacatcagcaaatgtgctgatgatgtgagaaatgccatgtttactaaatcaatcaagagggaaccatattttaatttcattatacgacctgttgtataatgaccaataaacttccttgtatccttgtatgtgATTGTTTTATATCCTGCTGGAAAGCACTTAATGCTGTGTACttaaaatgtgctatacaaGTAAAGAttgctattattactattattctCATGCAGGGCAGGATCTGTGAAAGCTAGTTGGGAGGGGGGGCATCAGGGTATAAGATACACACCACAGGATTAACAGGATGTTCCTCTGCTGTTGGAGTATGGGCACTTCCTCTGTGACTGGAATGGCTTGAATTACTAGCATGATCCTGTGGAAGAAACAAGGCATACATCAAGCACAACACTCACATCCTCTTCAGTTTTCTCCACCTGTCACTGGTAGCTCACAGTTCATATAAATCTCAGTATgagtctgccttgtttcagctgCTGGTGACAAGAGCTAAGTGCTGAAAAGGAAATTATTCACCATCTGGGAGGTGCGATGCTCGCCAGGTGTGGCCCCCGATACTTGAAGGTTTCTCAGGTCCTCGCAGAAAGGGTGAAACTCCAGAGGAGCGTGGGGTGGAGGTGTTGAGTGATGGTTGTTGCTGTGGTATAAGGTAGACTCATCTTCTGTTATTATCTCCCAGCTCTAGAGGACACGGCAGAAAAGATGTGACGTGATGGCAGGCTAGAGGTTTTATGCGGTCAATTTACTCAGCTTAACTATCCATTTTGACAGatgtaggaaaaaaatatcCTACTGAAGCACGCTCTTAAAGGATGCGTCACTTTTAAACACATCTGTGTGTCTTCTTTGGgacaacacacatttgtgttgcttttcaaaaACATATACTAATGACAATatacattttaacacaacaaATGGTGCTTTTAACGTCTAAAATATATTAATCAATCAGTTACCTCAGGAGATTCTCGCCTGTCATTTTCATCGTGGTCTGAGATCTGTCTGCGGGCAATGAAAGCATGCtgggcctccatatttatgttCTGTCTTCTTTGTGTCTCCACTTCACTGTCTCTGTGCGAGGGACAAATACGTTCTCACTAACAGTGTAATTTTGCAAAGTATAATAACACAACTACTGAAGGAGGCAGTCTTACTGTATTGTGGGCCGGTGCCACTGAGTGGTTCTGCTCTCATGGTTGACATAGTAGGTTCTTCCCAGGTTGTCCTGCCGCTCCTCCCAGCCAGGGGGCAGAGCAGGGAGCTGGTGGTTGTGCCTGGGACCTGACATGTCCTGGCCCTCTAGAAACTCCCAACCAGGCTGCatgatatataaatacatatagatagatatgatcAGTCTTGATTGATAATCAGTCTCTTTCTACAGCCAGCATGGACACATTATCATATTCCCAGCTGTATACTTGCAAAAGACAACGGAAACTTGTAAACTGCTTATAAAAACACTGGTTAGCATGAAGACTGTAGCTCTGGGTTGGTTTCAAATCCATCTAAAGAGGTTGTCAGCATATTCCTCAAAGACCACAGGCCTACAGTGGGACAAATATAGGCTGGCCTTATGCACGTGGTGTTTTAAGCCAAGGCttgcattaaaaatacatgCTCAGAAATAATTTTATTCCTGTGCTCTTGGACAGTTTACACTTGTCTCTGGTGATACCAAATTATCATTAAAAAGACATCCTCTAATCACATGAACTGCCCAAGGTCACATGTATATTCTTCTTTTTTAGGGGGGAGCACAGTGAACAGCAGGTGTTCACTAATCACCAGCTGCCATCAGGACTGCTTCTCACACGCTTCAGACGGCTGGACTTGACAATATTAAAGTCTGGTATGACAAGCCTGGCATCTTTTCCTTCAGACTGTTATCAGGTTAACAGATGAGAAGAAGCTTTGCCAAGGCAAATTCAACACAAGATGGGAGAGCTGTGATGATAAGATGGGAGTTAATTAGCTACTGTTGAAGGACAAGCTGGACTTACATCCATGTCCTCAGTCGGATCTGCAGTGTCCTCCTCTGAACCAGAGTTTTTTGGCAGGTAGGTCATTTTTAGACGCAGATGACCCTTGACTCTGGACTTGTGGCTGCatggaaaaacaacaatcatATTACAGGAACGGATTCTGAGGAGGCAATAATAATTACCATCTGGGATGCTTAAAAATCAAAGTGTTCTCAGTGCCCATTAAACGTCACCTGCAGACTTAAAAGGGAATGTGCTAAAATGTTTAAGAATGAAATGTATAACGAGAAAGGAGAACCATGAAATCATGCCAACCTTCTTGGGTGAAGCAGAAAATCCTTGAATGTGTATGGCCTTTCAGTATTAGGATTTTCtgtctgaaataaaaacaaacaaaaagaaaaaaggaaaaaatcttTAATTCCTCAAAATGCTATGAAAGCTTTGTGAGCTAGAATTAATCTGCTGTATGACATCATAACATAACATACTATACAACGTAAACAGCAAAAGTGTCATCATGTGAAATGATGGTGAAAATGTACTATAGGGGCTGATTTGTGGGTGTTCtatttataataaaacaaaaagcatgaATGCAACATAAACATGATGGACTATATTTCCAAAACTATAGACAATGATGTGGAACGGCATGAGGGtgtgcatgtttacattttcatgCTGACGTGggtgaggttaaggttaagggatCAGAAATGCTACAGCAAcacaaattcagattcagacaaTTTGGATAATGTGATCTTCAATAAGGAGATGATGAAGCTCTGAAACAGCACAGTATTTTCTAATcatacacatccatacacaaAGTACAACCACGTGCACGCAAGCAAAAGACTCACCGGGATCTGATGTAATGGGACATCCACCTGGCCCAGAAAGTCATCACGTGTctgccagagagggagagggcacGACAAACACACGTCATGATCATGAAATAACTTTTAAGAGCGTGGCTGCTCAAAATATTACCTTGTCCCCCACACATattcacaagcacacacacacacgcacctggCTGCCCTAGATATTCTAGTGCCATTATTCAGCCATCTTTAAAGTacataatgaaaagaaaatcactgtaatattcctgtaggaACTTCCAGTCTGTCTGTGGTGAGTATGTAGTAATGTTATGGTTCTTTATGGTATTTCTTTTATGTCTTTATGTCCTATGGCAGGGActttcaaaattttcaaaatgttccaGATCCCCAAGCTGACTTTCATTAACCCACAGACACTCACTTGTCATGATTTTGCCCTaaggactctgatatgaaaagatactTTGGTTTCTGATTAAGTATGAAATGGCTGAGATAGCATACCTGGTATACTGACAAATTactgacaaatagatttaaAGCAAAATAGTATCCCCACAGGGGCCACTGGTGGCCCCTTGaccccagtttgaaaaccactgtactATGGTATCTCTATTCACTATCATTTGACAGTTCTTCTGCCGAGTGctaattaaaaattaattaaaaattgcTATCTATTTCTCTAAAGGCTGACACATTCATTCTTAATCAAAAGATTCAACAGGGAGTATAATTATCTCTGTTTATCAATGCAGTAAAAGtaccaaacaacacaaaaaactgaaatgataactgtcatttcaaaatatattttagtataaCGCAACCTACTCATCGATCTGTTTCTCTTGCTCCACTGACTGGGTTGCATCGTGTTACAGATTTGGCATTTGTCACAAGTTGCTTCTCTGCTTTGAACTGCATTTACTGCACGTCTTGATCACGCAGCCTTTACGACCATGAaggcagagggggagagggCAAACACACAGCGTTGTCAGAGTCAGCTTTGGGACCAAATTAACACCCCCAGCACGCCAAACTGGCTGACAGCAGTATGGACTGTTTACATGAACAAATATAGATGAAACCCTCCTTCGTCCTGCACTTCTAATAGCGCAGCCAAGACAAGCAGATAATCCCTGGTTAAAGGACAGGCTACATGTAGACCATCCTCAACAGCCCTTAAATTCACTGCCCTATGAGTGCGACTgcttatatatatgtgtgtgtatatatatgtgtgtgtgtgtgtgtgtgtgtgtgtgtgtgtatgtgtatgtcttgGTATTGTTAGAAAGACtgatgttttcaaatttcatttaTAATTCTGTAGATGGACACTTATCACTGGATGtcttgtaaagttttttttttcccccctggttatcttgcttattttttcattcTAATTAAGGTCTTATCTAGAACATGTCTTTACCCGCCTCCTGGGTTCAATATGGCCTCAAAGAATAGCACAGTAACCAGAAACTCCCATCACGAGATACTTCACTTCCGCTTTAAATGAGCCTTAAGACAACAAAGACTGACACACAGGTCTTCTGAGACCTAGAGCCCCCTGACAATTATACAATCATGCCAGCCCCATGTAAAATGgaaacacacaatacataaaacaaattttcaatGTTATCTGTTTTCAGCTGCTAAAGTATGAAGCTTTAAGTATTATACAAAGCCTTCACGCATGAATTTAGATTGTTTTCCAAGTGTTTAAGCCAAGGATCATCCAAAAGGGGAAGCAAACACAGTTAagtcaacaaaatcaaattttagtCAAAAGCTTTAGCCAGCACCATAACCTACACACCCAGTGTTTCCACAGTAGACTTTATCAGGAATACGCTGGAATGAGCACTCAGTGGGGACAGTGACATATGTAACGCATGTCAAGTtgactgtatgcatgtgtgtatgtgtgtgtgtgtatgtgtgagcatgtgtgagcgtgtgtgagtTCAATAGCGATAAATCGGACGGGTCATCTATACTGTAAAGTGTCTAAGAAAAGTAAATTGTCacatctctgtgctgctgatttatattcattttcaaaatgttcagtaGTGGCTGCTAAATGTAGacaatattaattatttttttcatgagtgGCTTAagcagaaaagggaaaaaaggaaaatatccTTCTCCATGATAGgtgacaataaaaaagaaaaatcataaaactACAGCCTATAAGCAAGTGtctcaaagttcaaactgtGAAATAAGCACAGAGGCAACTATAGAACACTAACTGTTCACACTGACATATGTAATCCATGTCCAGTTaactgtgtgcctgtgtgtgtgcatgtgtgtgtatgtatgtgtatgtgtgtgagttcaaTAGCAATAAATGGGACAGGTCATCTGTACTGTAAAGTGTCTAGGAAAAGCAGATGGTCACGTCTTCATGTTGCTGATTTATGTTCATTTGCTATGATGTGTTTAACAAAGAGAACATGGGCGGGCAAATTGCATTAGATGGTACACAAGCTGTTCTGCTCTGAATGCAATTTCTTAGATAAtaaggggaggggtgggggggtgaaaTATTTTGATGTTGTATATATTTTGACATGATCTGATATGGAAgattatatttattgtattcttcccagttgtttttattttggatatCTGCCTGCAGGTTCTTCTGAACTGGGGCCAATTCACGTAGAAAAAGTGCTTACATACGATCAAAAATCTCAGCAATAATATGACCTTCCTTATTTTAGGCCCAGACACACCAAACAGACATCAAAGAACCAGCGGCGACAAAGGCCGGCTGTTGTGTCGCCTCAGGTCACCTGTATTGGGGCCAAAACAAGCACTTGAACACACTGCAAAGACCACAGCCAACAGTCAACTAGCACATACGTTCTGTACCTGCGTGAGAGGAGATAACTCTCCGTACCAGCAGGTGGTGGTAGTCTGTATTTGTCATTCAAAAAGGGAAACCAGAAGACTCAGGGATGCAGATACACAAACTGTTAACAAATCAGTGTTTGCTTGCCATTCTCACACTACTCTCACTCATCACAGATGGTTTTGTAATATAGCTACTCCTAATCGACAAAATCTCTGATAAGAAGTTGCAAATGGCACTGGCGCTGTCAGCCCTTGGTCTTTTAGTTCTGGATGGAAGAAGAATGGAAGAGGCAGAGacgaaaaaaaattctgttctCTTCATGTGCCCTGATTCACTAAgctgaacagccaatcacagtgctcTCTCTCAATGACCAGGACCATCAATTCAACATGCTCAATCAGCTGAAAAGCTGCCGGCTGGGGTCCGACTAGTGCCAATGGTGTGGGTGTGAGACACACCACAAAAACCAAGGCCACAGATGCTCATCGATGGCCAATCACTGGTCAGTGGCCGACCATCAGCTTGGTGTGTCACGGTCTTTAACAGCCTGCTCAGAATTTCAGAAGTTGCCATCTAATTGAACAAATGAAACCTCTTGATTCAAACAACCCACTAAGTTGTTCATAAACTACACCTGGCCCTGCTGGTGTCACCAAGGCTCCTTTACGTCAGTACTAGAGAGATTACAGCTTTTATCTTCAAATGAAATTGTCTCCTCTCATTAGTAACTCCCTGGACACAAGGTTGAGTTTGGTAAGTAAGTTTGATGAAGAggatgtaaatgtgtgtttatggatttaggggaaaaaaaaaaaaaaaaaaaaaaaaaaaaaaaacagcccaagAAAAGCATGTGCCCACGAATAAATGGCCATTACTTGTTCAGAGTGTTCCTGATGGTTAAGACCTTGAAGGCTTACACAATGCTAAGTGCTACTCTCTGTGGTATCTGGCATTACAAAAGAGCTTGTGCCCAATATATGCAGATCAGATAGATGTTTAGCTGTGTCTCTGTTTATGTAGCCGGGCAGTGACAAACTGTCGGGAAGTTTGGGAGCACAGGTCTGACGGTCACAATGCCAGACCTGCAGGGGCAGTAATTAATTGCAATGCCTAGCTTAAG
This DNA window, taken from Myripristis murdjan chromosome 3, fMyrMur1.1, whole genome shotgun sequence, encodes the following:
- the nedd4a gene encoding E3 ubiquitin-protein ligase NEDD4-like isoform X2 is translated as MAALPSQIRGLQADEEESRILRVKVIAGIGLAKKDILGASDPYTRLSLYDPINGELTSLQTKTIKKTLDPKWNEEFYFRVDPRKHRLLLEVFDENRLTRDDFLGQVDVPLHQIPTENPNTERPYTFKDFLLHPRSHKSRVKGHLRLKMTYLPKNSGSEEDTADPTEDMDPGWEFLEGQDMSGPRHNHQLPALPPGWEERQDNLGRTYYVNHESRTTQWHRPTIQDSEVETQRRQNINMEAQHAFIARRQISDHDENDRRESPESWEIITEDESTLYHSNNHHSTPPPHAPLEFHPFCEDLRNLQVSGATPGEHRTSQMDHASNSSHSSHRGSAHTPTAEEHPVNPVLLPTSVGLPAGWEEKQDSKGRRYYVNHNSRTTTWTRPLIQTTSEAAAQSVLSQSPTVYQPPMSPEGSPLHSPCPEPTYECGLMPAGWEVRSAPSGRPFFIDHNTKTTTWEDPRLKIPVHMRRRPSLDPADLGPLPPGWEERVHSDGRIFYIDHNTRTTQWDDPRLQNSAITGPAVPYSRDYKQKYDYFRKKLKKPADIPNRFEMKLRRNAVLEDSYRRILSVKRADCLKARLWVEFEGEKGLDYGGVAREWFFLISKEMFNPYYGLFEYSATDNYTLQINPNSGLCNEDHLSYFKFIGRVAGMAVYHSKLLDAFFIRPFYKMMLQKPITLQDMESVDSEYFNSLMWILENDPTDLDLRFTIDEELFGQTHQHELKPGGTEIVVTDENKKEYIHLVIQWRFVNRIQKQMTAFKDGFFELIPRDLIKIFDENELELLMCGLGDVDVNDWRENTKYKNGYCANQPVIQWFWKTVLLMDAEKRIRLLQFVTGTSRVPMNGFAELYGSNGPQLFTIEQWGTRDKLPRAHTCFNRLDLPPYESFEELREKLHIAIENAQGFDGVD
- the nedd4a gene encoding E3 ubiquitin-protein ligase NEDD4-like isoform X1 — protein: MARRLRLHFASRRSNTDPLSESLSSHGEESGVSASAHSPTESLAHSSVHLKVTPLSPDYGNLQRYSSVFIPKVNTGGCSKKSILQISLQPCGKLSGELEGTEDGEPGGCEGGAGSGSDGSSCSSSMASDAGYCSSSSIFEPEAPEQHKAAQERILPCCKSKVPLRRCSSLVIFPKSPCSTPPASPVSPVALPVLPPARVSHQTPLQISANESSQNDEEVTCKGSTATALNSHRLAKGSCSSAEFRDTKHTVQFNVPLKDEPKSKTEDRSKIMERSLMSDQSNRHSSSVLLHFAHQRPLIPGKGAPARATVNVEYPEAPYPPPQPEGEHDPHKKLYRSTSACLLSSAKPSEKNHNVSPRERGPERPKENHCHRAIQRSFSLEVPYPNTGISCHVSNPMLTGSCSPHVHIHVAPCCPAKPSSSISDVNTNHKGDYIPTNPSQNSKTRDDFLGQVDVPLHQIPTENPNTERPYTFKDFLLHPRSHKSRVKGHLRLKMTYLPKNSGSEEDTADPTEDMDPGWEFLEGQDMSGPRHNHQLPALPPGWEERQDNLGRTYYVNHESRTTQWHRPTIQDSEVETQRRQNINMEAQHAFIARRQISDHDENDRRESPESWEIITEDESTLYHSNNHHSTPPPHAPLEFHPFCEDLRNLQVSGATPGEHRTSQMDHASNSSHSSHRGSAHTPTAEEHPVNPVLLPTSVGLPAGWEEKQDSKGRRYYVNHNSRTTTWTRPLIQTTSEAAAQSVLSQSPTVYQPPMSPEGSPLHSPCPEPTYECGLMPAGWEVRSAPSGRPFFIDHNTKTTTWEDPRLKIPVHMRRRPSLDPADLGPLPPGWEERVHSDGRIFYIDHNTRTTQWDDPRLQNSAITGPAVPYSRDYKQKYDYFRKKLKKPADIPNRFEMKLRRNAVLEDSYRRILSVKRADCLKARLWVEFEGEKGLDYGGVAREWFFLISKEMFNPYYGLFEYSATDNYTLQINPNSGLCNEDHLSYFKFIGRVAGMAVYHSKLLDAFFIRPFYKMMLQKPITLQDMESVDSEYFNSLMWILENDPTDLDLRFTIDEELFGQTHQHELKPGGTEIVVTDENKKEYIHLVIQWRFVNRIQKQMTAFKDGFFELIPRDLIKIFDENELELLMCGLGDVDVNDWRENTKYKNGYCANQPVIQWFWKTVLLMDAEKRIRLLQFVTGTSRVPMNGFAELYGSNGPQLFTIEQWGTRDKLPRAHTCFNRLDLPPYESFEELREKLHIAIENAQGFDGVD